From the Desulfuromonadaceae bacterium genome, the window CGTTTCAAGGGCGATGCAGAACGGGCGAAGACGGTTTATGCCGGGACCGATCCGCTGCGCCCCGAAGATATCGCCGAGGTGGTCTTTTTTGCAGCGACCCTGCCGCCGCACGTCAATATCAACACCCTGGAACTGATGTCGATCAATCAAGCATGGGGGCATCTTGCTGTGCATCGCGAGAGCCATCCGGCCCCGTCATCAGGAGCTTCAGCTTCCGCTGACGACGATTCCCGCGCCGGGTGATATGCGAGCAACCGTGCATCAGGTCGGAAAACCTTCTTGCACCCCGGTTAAAATTATGTTCTATTAAGGCGGTCATTTGCTCAGGTTTTTTTACACGGGGTCGGTTGAAGAAAACGCCGTCAGGCAAGGGAATGGAGCGGGACAAATGTACACTTTTCATCATATATTTACAAACCGTCAAACCCAGGGCATGTGCCTGGATTTGACGGTTTTTTTTAACATGGTGGGGTGAGTTGCAAGTAAAGAAGAACCCTGTATTGTTGAGCTTAATCAAAAATTGGGTCTAATTGCCCGCAGCTTGCTGCGCGAGTTAGCAAAGGTCGTAGGCTGTTGATACCCCGTAGCTTGCTGCGGGTTCATTCATTTGACTGATAAACAAGGTGTTTCCAAAATGTTTTCACGCACACGCCCCCTCATGCTCTTGGTCATTGCCCTGCTACTCTGTTTTGGCGTTGCACAATCCGCCACGCTCACCGGACGCAACACCGTCGAAGTTGTTCAGGTTCTTTCGGGCGATACCTTTATCGTAAAACATCAGGGCGAAACCTTCGAACTCCATATTAAAGACATCATGTGCCCCAAAAAAGGGCAATCTTTTTTTCAAGAAGCGACGGACTTAACCACATCTCTGATTCTTGGAAAAACCGTTACAGTCGAGGCCAAATATGACCCGCGCAGCCGTCGGTTTTATACCGATGTCACCGCCGATAGCCGCAGCCTCCGCTACACCCTTCTGGGTAAGGGCCTTGCCTGGGCATACAACACCTCAGATGAGAACATCAAGCGCTATGAAAAAAGTGTACGGAAACAGAAAATTGCCATCTGGAGCCAAGGTCAACCTGTTGCTCCTTGGGACTTCACCCCGAAAAAATCTGAAGTCGTCGCGGTAAATAGCGACACCTCACCGACCACAAAATCAAAATGGCTCATCGCAAAGTCCTCCGACAACACCAGCGAAAGTATCGTTTTTACTGATAGTTACGGCTATTCCAACGGTAGTAAAAATGTTCGCGTGGTTGATGTCAAAAGTGATGCCACCAAAGCCAGAATCAAACAACAGGTTTTGCAGCGTCTGGCCAGCAGTCGCTACGACGACTTCCTCAATGCAGTCGTTCGGATTTTTGTCCGGAACAGTCAAGGTTCGGGGTTTTTCATCAACGGCAAGGGTTTTATCGTCACCAATTACCACGTGGTCAAGGGGTACCGAACTGTCGCCGTCTTGCAGCGCGGCCACGAAGAAGCTGTGCGAGGAACTGTCGTCAAAACCGTTCCGAGCAAAGATCTTGCACTGATCGAAATTGACTCTGGCAACGACAACTACCTTGACTTGAGTTCGCGGACACACTCCGTCGGCGAAAGTGTCATGGCCATTGGTGCACCAG encodes:
- a CDS encoding trypsin-like peptidase domain-containing protein, translated to MTDKQGVSKMFSRTRPLMLLVIALLLCFGVAQSATLTGRNTVEVVQVLSGDTFIVKHQGETFELHIKDIMCPKKGQSFFQEATDLTTSLILGKTVTVEAKYDPRSRRFYTDVTADSRSLRYTLLGKGLAWAYNTSDENIKRYEKSVRKQKIAIWSQGQPVAPWDFTPKKSEVVAVNSDTSPTTKSKWLIAKSSDNTSESIVFTDSYGYSNGSKNVRVVDVKSDATKARIKQQVLQRLASSRYDDFLNAVVRIFVRNSQGSGFFINGKGFIVTNYHVVKGYRTVAVLQRGHEEAVRGTVVKTVPSKDLALIEIDSGNDNYLDLSSRTHSVGESVMAIGAPEGLDWSITRGIISAVRTDDGKFGQSVGTTLIQTDTAINPGSSGGPLVSLEDGIVVGVNTFGLRATEGLNFAVGADEVYDEFKDFL